In Juglans microcarpa x Juglans regia isolate MS1-56 chromosome 4S, Jm3101_v1.0, whole genome shotgun sequence, a single window of DNA contains:
- the LOC121263667 gene encoding glutaredoxin-C13-like: MDKVTRLASENGIVIFSKSSCCMCYAVKILFSELRVSPTVHEIDQDPECREMEKALMGLGCNASVPAVFIGGTLVGSTNEVMSLHLKGSLIPLLKPYEDLS, encoded by the coding sequence ATGGACAAGGTGACAAGATTGGCTTCAGAGAATGGGATAGTGATATTCAGCAAAAGCTCATGTTGCATGTGTTATGCAGTCAAAATTCTATTTTCTGAGCTCAGGGTGAGCCCCACGGTTCATGAGATTGACCAAGACCCTGAATGCAGGGAAATGGAGAAAGCTCTCATGGGGTTGGGTTGTAATGCATCTGTGCCAGCTGTATTCATTGGAGGAACGCTGGTAGGATCCACCAATGAAGTCATGTCCCTCCATTTAAAAGGCTCGTTGATTCCATTACTGAAGCCTTATGAAGATTTATCTTAG
- the LOC121263666 gene encoding glutaredoxin-C11-like, translating to MDRVKDLASKKAAVIFTKSSCCMCHSIKQLFYELGASPAIHELDQVSNGKEMEYALRGLGCNSSVPAVFIGGKYVGSAKDIISLHVDGSLKQMLIDAKAIWF from the coding sequence ATGGATAGGGTAAAAGATTTGGCATCAAAGAAGGCTGCTGTGATATTCACCAAGAGCTCATGTTGCATGTGCCACAGCATCAAACAACTCTTCTATGAGCTTGGCGCCAGCCCTGCAATTCATGAGCTTGACCAAGTTAGCAATGGGAAGGAAATGGAGTATGCTCTACGAGGGCTAGGATGTAATTCCTCAGTCCCAGCTGTGTTCATAGGAGGAAAGTATGTAGGCTCAGCAAAAGATATCATATCCCTCCATGTTGATGGGTCTCTCAAACAAATGCTCATAGATGCTAAGGCCATCTGGTTCTAG